A window of Ignavibacteriales bacterium contains these coding sequences:
- the fsa gene encoding fructose-6-phosphate aldolase: MKFFIDTANIAEIKEAASLGILDGVTTNPSLVAKEGKEFRALLKEILEIVDGPISAEVISTDYNGILKEAHDLASMHKNIVVKVPLIKEGLKAVKTLSDEGINTNVTLCFSPSQALLAAKAGATYISPFIGRLDDISMNGMDLIQQIVQIYRNYDYKTEVLVASIRHPMHLVEAALIGADVATMPFSVINKLFNHPLTDLGLQSFLNDWKKLQQK; encoded by the coding sequence ATGAAATTTTTTATCGATACCGCAAATATTGCTGAAATTAAAGAAGCAGCTTCTTTAGGAATTCTTGATGGTGTAACTACTAATCCATCTCTTGTTGCAAAAGAAGGGAAAGAATTCCGAGCCTTACTTAAGGAAATTCTTGAAATTGTTGACGGACCTATCAGCGCAGAAGTTATTTCAACAGATTATAATGGAATTCTAAAGGAAGCGCACGATCTGGCTTCCATGCATAAAAACATTGTTGTTAAAGTACCTTTAATTAAGGAAGGACTGAAAGCTGTAAAAACTTTATCCGATGAAGGGATAAATACAAATGTAACTTTGTGCTTCTCACCATCTCAGGCGTTATTAGCTGCAAAAGCTGGTGCAACTTACATTAGTCCATTTATTGGTAGATTAGATGATATAAGCATGAATGGAATGGATTTAATTCAACAAATAGTTCAGATTTACAGAAATTATGATTATAAAACAGAAGTTTTGGTTGCAAGCATTCGCCATCCAATGCATCTTGTTGAGGCTGCCTTAATTGGTGCCGATGTAGCTACAATGCCCTTTAGTGTTATAAATAAATTATTCAATCATCCTTTAACGGATCTTGGTTTACAAAGTTTTCTAAATGATTGGAAAAAACTACAACAAAAATAG
- the gcvT gene encoding glycine cleavage system aminomethyltransferase GcvT yields the protein MKKTTLYSVHEKLGAKLIEFAGYMMPVQYSSIIAEHKAIRNSVGVFDVSHMGEIFIKGKKALDFVQHITINDASKLTNGRVQYSAMCYPDGGIVDDLLVYKLNDEEFMLVVNASNKQKDYNWMIENNKFGVEILDLSDDYTLLAVQGPKSGDVLQKICNRTLNLEYYHFFEAKCAKVNMIVSRTGYTGELGYELYFKGDEKVAENVWMHIFEAGREFNIQPIGLGARDSLRLEMGFCLYGNDIDQTTNPLEAGLGWITKLNKENFIAKDAILKVKADGLKRKLVPIISEEKSFPRHGYDLTLDGDKVGTITSGTVSPVLEKAIALGYVDSKFVKDDAQINFLIRGKEVPARITKLPFVKK from the coding sequence ATGAAAAAAACTACTCTTTATTCAGTACACGAAAAATTAGGCGCCAAGTTAATTGAATTTGCCGGTTATATGATGCCGGTTCAATATTCATCGATAATTGCAGAGCATAAAGCTATTCGCAATTCAGTTGGTGTTTTCGATGTTTCGCACATGGGCGAAATTTTTATCAAAGGTAAAAAAGCGCTCGACTTTGTTCAGCACATTACAATCAATGATGCTTCAAAGCTAACAAATGGAAGAGTTCAATACTCGGCTATGTGTTATCCTGATGGTGGAATTGTAGATGATCTTCTTGTTTATAAGCTAAACGATGAAGAATTTATGCTTGTTGTTAACGCTTCAAATAAACAAAAAGATTATAACTGGATGATTGAGAATAATAAATTTGGTGTTGAGATTCTTGATCTATCAGATGATTATACGCTGCTCGCGGTTCAGGGACCAAAATCCGGTGATGTTCTTCAGAAAATATGCAATCGAACATTGAATTTGGAATACTATCATTTCTTCGAAGCAAAATGTGCAAAAGTTAATATGATTGTTTCCCGAACTGGTTATACTGGTGAGCTTGGATATGAATTATATTTTAAAGGTGATGAAAAAGTGGCTGAAAATGTTTGGATGCATATCTTTGAAGCTGGCAGGGAATTCAATATTCAACCTATTGGATTAGGTGCAAGAGATTCCCTAAGACTTGAGATGGGTTTTTGTCTTTATGGAAACGATATTGATCAAACTACTAATCCTTTGGAAGCCGGACTCGGTTGGATAACTAAATTGAATAAAGAAAATTTTATTGCTAAAGATGCAATATTAAAAGTAAAAGCTGATGGTCTGAAAAGAAAGTTGGTTCCAATTATATCGGAAGAAAAATCTTTTCCACGCCACGGTTATGATTTAACTTTAGATGGTGATAAGGTTGGAACAATAACAAGCGGAACTGTAAGTCCTGTTTTGGAAAAAGCAATCGCACTTGGTTATGTCGATTCAAAATTTGTAAAAGATGATGCTCAAATTAATTTTTTAATCCGCGGTAAAGAAGTTCCGGCACGAATAACTAAATTACCGTTTGTAAAAAAGTAA
- a CDS encoding 2-phosphosulfolactate phosphatase — MKININFSPSLVEELYFAGKNTVVIDVLRATTTIVEALKNGAKEVIPVSTFEFAQKASGSFFGGQTLLGGERNTKKIEGFNLGNSPLEYTKDVVNGKSIILFTTNGSKSIVKAKFSKNLFICSFINLHTVAKHTAQLGNDLEILCAGRNGGFSIEDSVCAGKLVAEILTHNSEAVLTDSAKAGLVLSKSYGKSLLKILKESEHGKILVANGFMDDVKYCAQVGIIDLLPVYSEGTIKIPASLSNGNV; from the coding sequence ATGAAGATTAATATAAATTTTTCCCCTTCGCTTGTAGAAGAACTGTACTTTGCCGGTAAGAATACTGTTGTTATTGATGTTCTTAGGGCTACCACTACAATTGTAGAAGCGTTAAAAAATGGCGCTAAAGAAGTGATTCCTGTAAGTACTTTTGAGTTTGCTCAAAAAGCTTCTGGTAGTTTTTTTGGCGGGCAAACTCTTCTTGGTGGTGAAAGAAACACAAAAAAGATTGAGGGATTTAACTTAGGCAATTCACCATTGGAATATACCAAAGATGTAGTTAATGGAAAATCGATTATTCTTTTTACAACTAATGGTTCCAAATCAATTGTAAAAGCTAAGTTTTCAAAAAATCTTTTCATTTGTTCGTTTATTAATCTTCATACAGTTGCAAAACATACAGCTCAATTAGGTAATGATCTGGAAATTCTTTGCGCTGGAAGAAACGGTGGATTTAGTATTGAAGATTCAGTTTGTGCAGGCAAACTTGTTGCAGAAATTTTAACTCACAATAGCGAAGCTGTTCTGACAGATTCGGCTAAAGCGGGTTTAGTTTTATCCAAATCGTATGGCAAAAGTCTATTGAAAATTTTGAAAGAAAGTGAGCATGGTAAAATTTTAGTTGCAAATGGGTTTATGGATGATGTAAAATATTGTGCGCAGGTAGGTATTATTGATTTACTTCCGGTTTACAGCGAGGGAACAATTAAAATTCCAGCTAGTTTATCTAATGGAAACGTTTAA
- a CDS encoding DNA translocase FtsK 4TM domain-containing protein, giving the protein MALKKKINNLTNTEKYFVVSVEKKKKILGIFLLVISLLLFLSIISYSSKDQANPPLQLKDFVRVFSPDPSFAKQIDETQNWLSVFGAYISNFFVNATLGFSSIVFPIIIFIWSFEILRKNKNTKFALSLSNFLIIAAILIATLFGVLRFKLNVFSSLNELSGNAGGFLGLTLSRLLGGLGSLILLSTLILITLIIAIDLKLSRLLEFFKSLFEKDETKLSAEERQSKSEKNLSKIKELKEDKPKRTRLMKFKNDEAEAAEQGEETKIRIVRSEEPKTVEEKVEEKDVKSEQKKEDKKKTDTQSIQEIDKDIEARLPNQWDEIINYKKPPITLLDPAPEENYKVAEEELKKNAELLKEKLSLFDIKIEDITVTPGPVVTLYEIVPEPGVKISRIVSLEHDIALALAARGIRIIAPIPGKSAIGVEIPNAEAALVNARSVLSKSGEIKDELPLAIGKTIVGDVLITDLAKMPHLLIAGSTGSGKSVGINMIICSLLFSKDPSDVKFVIIDPKKIELSFYQKLNKHFLAVSPDLDEEIITTPQNSVLVLKSVEYEMEKRYNRLAKAGVRNIVDYNQKVADPKRRPKDTDEVQHYKMPYIIVIIDELADLMITASKEVEEPIARLAQLARAVGIHLVLATQRPSVNVITGVIKANFSARMAYQVATKVDSRTILDMNGAEQLLGRGDMLFLPSGTPKPIRVQNAFISTEEVERITNHIYSQPGYSKRYFLPSLYEKKKESEGGFLADRDPMFDDAAKVIVRHQQGSVSLLQRRLKLGYSRAARIVDQLEEAGIVGPADGSKVRSVLVDDEQQLETILRSL; this is encoded by the coding sequence ATGGCTCTTAAAAAAAAAATAAATAACTTAACTAACACAGAAAAATATTTTGTTGTTTCGGTAGAAAAAAAGAAAAAAATCCTTGGGATTTTTCTGCTGGTAATTTCACTGTTGTTATTTTTAAGTATAATTTCATACTCTTCAAAAGATCAAGCTAATCCTCCTTTGCAGCTTAAAGATTTTGTCCGGGTTTTCTCTCCAGATCCTTCATTTGCAAAACAGATTGATGAAACACAAAACTGGCTTTCGGTCTTTGGTGCATACATCTCTAACTTTTTTGTTAATGCTACTTTAGGATTTAGCTCGATTGTTTTTCCAATTATTATTTTTATCTGGAGTTTTGAAATTTTACGGAAAAACAAGAACACCAAATTCGCTTTAAGTTTATCCAACTTCTTAATTATTGCTGCTATTCTTATTGCTACTTTATTTGGTGTCCTACGGTTTAAATTAAATGTTTTTAGCAGTTTGAATGAACTATCCGGTAATGCTGGTGGTTTTCTTGGATTAACATTAAGTCGGTTGCTTGGTGGTTTAGGCAGTTTGATTCTACTATCAACATTAATACTTATTACTTTAATTATTGCAATTGATTTGAAACTTAGCAGGTTACTTGAGTTTTTTAAGAGCTTGTTTGAAAAAGATGAAACAAAATTATCAGCGGAAGAGCGCCAGTCAAAATCAGAAAAAAATCTTTCCAAAATAAAGGAGTTGAAAGAAGATAAACCTAAACGAACACGATTAATGAAGTTTAAAAATGATGAAGCTGAAGCTGCTGAACAGGGCGAGGAAACCAAGATTCGAATAGTCCGTTCTGAAGAACCGAAAACTGTTGAAGAAAAAGTTGAAGAGAAAGATGTTAAATCTGAACAGAAAAAGGAAGACAAGAAAAAAACTGACACTCAATCAATCCAGGAAATTGATAAAGACATAGAAGCCAGGCTTCCTAATCAATGGGATGAAATTATAAATTACAAAAAACCACCAATTACATTACTCGATCCTGCGCCGGAAGAAAATTATAAAGTTGCAGAAGAAGAATTAAAAAAGAATGCTGAACTGTTAAAAGAAAAATTATCTTTGTTCGATATTAAAATTGAGGATATTACGGTTACACCGGGACCAGTAGTTACACTTTATGAAATTGTTCCTGAACCCGGCGTTAAGATAAGCAGGATTGTTAGTCTGGAGCACGATATTGCTCTTGCGCTTGCCGCAAGAGGAATAAGAATAATTGCTCCAATTCCTGGAAAAAGTGCAATTGGTGTAGAAATACCAAATGCTGAAGCAGCTTTGGTTAATGCCCGTTCGGTACTTTCAAAATCAGGCGAGATAAAAGATGAACTTCCACTTGCCATTGGAAAAACAATAGTAGGTGATGTTCTTATAACCGACCTTGCAAAAATGCCGCACCTGCTTATTGCCGGTTCAACTGGTTCCGGAAAAAGTGTTGGAATAAATATGATTATCTGCAGCTTGCTTTTTTCCAAGGATCCATCAGATGTAAAGTTTGTTATTATCGATCCAAAAAAGATTGAGCTTTCTTTCTACCAGAAATTAAACAAACATTTTCTTGCTGTTTCACCTGATCTGGATGAAGAGATAATTACGACTCCACAAAATTCTGTTCTGGTACTTAAATCAGTTGAATATGAAATGGAAAAAAGGTACAACCGCCTTGCTAAAGCAGGAGTTAGAAATATTGTAGATTATAATCAGAAAGTTGCTGATCCTAAAAGACGACCAAAAGATACCGATGAAGTGCAGCATTATAAAATGCCATATATAATTGTAATAATTGATGAGCTGGCTGATTTGATGATAACAGCAAGCAAGGAAGTGGAAGAGCCAATTGCGCGCCTTGCTCAATTAGCACGTGCAGTTGGAATTCATTTGGTGCTTGCAACTCAGCGTCCATCTGTAAATGTTATTACCGGTGTTATTAAAGCCAATTTTTCTGCAAGGATGGCTTACCAGGTTGCAACAAAAGTTGATTCGAGAACTATCCTGGATATGAACGGTGCCGAACAATTGCTTGGAAGAGGAGATATGTTGTTCCTTCCATCAGGAACACCTAAACCGATTCGTGTTCAGAATGCTTTTATTTCTACAGAAGAAGTTGAAAGAATAACAAACCATATTTATTCGCAGCCAGGATATTCTAAAAGATATTTCCTTCCGTCGCTTTATGAAAAGAAGAAAGAATCAGAAGGTGGATTTCTTGCCGACCGTGATCCGATGTTTGATGACGCAGCTAAAGTAATTGTTAGACATCAGCAGGGTTCTGTTTCGCTTTTACAAAGACGTCTTAAACTTGGCTATTCCAGGGCAGCAAGAATTGTTGATCAGCTTGAAGAAGCTGGAATTGTGGGTCCTGCCGATGGAAGCAAGGTGCGTTCAGTTTTGGTAGATGATGAGCAACAATTGGAAACAATATTACGCAGTCTTTAG
- the lolA gene encoding outer membrane lipoprotein chaperone LolA — MKNIFKLILILMMPAVLLCQNGNQVLKNLQTKFESITNFSSEFSQSSRFADSKKPITYLGKFFFEKENKYRIELKNSEIISDGKTIWNYNKAAKKVILGNAEDNSSSFSLKNIVYEYPSQSNVEYVGKETMDGKSCEVIRLTPKERKKSFEAIKIWVDDSNLIKKVEISDNNGATLEFELSNIKLNQKISNDKFNFSPTKGIEVIDLR; from the coding sequence ATGAAAAATATCTTTAAATTAATTTTAATACTGATGATGCCAGCAGTTTTGCTTTGTCAGAATGGAAATCAGGTATTAAAAAACCTTCAAACTAAGTTTGAATCTATCACCAATTTCAGCTCTGAGTTTTCACAATCCAGCAGATTTGCTGATAGTAAAAAACCAATTACTTACTTGGGAAAATTCTTTTTTGAAAAGGAAAATAAATACAGAATTGAACTGAAGAATTCTGAAATAATTTCTGATGGTAAAACCATTTGGAATTATAACAAAGCTGCAAAAAAAGTAATACTTGGCAACGCTGAAGATAATTCTTCTTCATTTTCTTTAAAAAATATTGTTTATGAATATCCCTCCCAGAGTAATGTAGAATATGTTGGCAAAGAAACAATGGATGGAAAATCCTGCGAAGTTATCCGTTTAACTCCCAAAGAAAGGAAGAAAAGTTTTGAAGCAATAAAAATTTGGGTGGATGATTCCAATCTTATTAAAAAAGTTGAAATAAGTGATAATAATGGAGCGACCTTAGAATTTGAACTTTCCAATATAAAATTGAACCAAAAAATTTCTAACGACAAATTCAATTTCAGCCCAACAAAAGGAATAGAAGTTATTGACCTCAGATAA
- a CDS encoding lysylphosphatidylglycerol synthase transmembrane domain-containing protein, with amino-acid sequence MTSDNKTSFTIKQTTGVIISLLLTAIFLYIAFHGVNFSRIINLISQSSIFWIIVLILSLLLSHFLRAVRWKIIIGSVKPNASLLNLFGALMVGYGVNCAIPRLGEVSRAVVLGRWEKLSRSSLFGTVIVERVIDILAFAATVVISAFIWTGNLYANFPWLKTSIYIVTVLMVAIILFLFLLIEMKEKLSKVIVRIIGKVSEKFANKIAYIFEMLLMGFGSLKGIRNYFLTVLITVIILLIYALNSYIGFLIVGMENITSVNYGMAWMVMSISSIGVIIPTPGGTGSYHTLAKSVLVLLFGFGEEISLAYAIVTHIVSYLLFVVTALVFFFWLDKKYAKRNGRREKFSDIIKTQMDEE; translated from the coding sequence TTGACCTCAGATAACAAGACAAGTTTTACAATTAAGCAAACCACCGGGGTTATTATTTCTCTCCTGCTTACCGCAATTTTTTTGTACATTGCTTTTCATGGTGTAAATTTCAGTCGTATCATTAATCTAATTTCTCAATCTTCTATTTTCTGGATAATAGTTTTAATTCTTTCGTTATTGCTCTCCCATTTCTTAAGGGCAGTCCGTTGGAAAATCATTATTGGTTCAGTCAAACCAAATGCATCTTTATTAAATTTATTTGGAGCATTAATGGTTGGGTATGGTGTTAACTGTGCTATACCACGCCTTGGTGAAGTTTCCCGTGCGGTTGTTTTAGGTAGATGGGAAAAATTGTCCAGATCTTCTTTGTTCGGAACGGTAATAGTGGAAAGAGTAATTGATATTTTGGCTTTTGCTGCAACAGTTGTAATTAGTGCTTTTATCTGGACTGGAAATCTATATGCAAATTTCCCCTGGTTAAAAACTTCAATATATATTGTTACAGTTTTGATGGTTGCAATTATTTTATTCCTCTTCCTATTGATTGAAATGAAAGAGAAATTGTCTAAGGTAATTGTTAGAATTATTGGGAAAGTTTCCGAAAAATTCGCTAACAAAATTGCTTACATTTTCGAAATGCTATTGATGGGATTTGGAAGTTTAAAGGGAATTAGGAATTATTTCCTTACCGTGTTGATTACTGTAATTATTCTTTTAATTTACGCGCTTAATTCATACATCGGATTTCTGATTGTTGGGATGGAAAATATTACTTCCGTAAACTACGGTATGGCTTGGATGGTTATGAGTATTAGTTCAATAGGAGTTATTATTCCCACACCTGGGGGTACCGGTTCCTACCACACACTTGCCAAATCGGTACTGGTATTATTGTTTGGTTTTGGAGAAGAAATAAGTCTTGCATATGCCATTGTTACACATATTGTATCATATTTGCTTTTTGTTGTTACTGCACTTGTTTTTTTCTTTTGGCTGGATAAAAAATATGCTAAACGTAATGGAAGAAGAGAAAAATTTTCTGATATTATTAAAACACAAATGGATGAAGAATGA
- the uppP gene encoding undecaprenyl-diphosphatase UppP: MNIIEAIILGVVQGLTEFLPISSTAHLTIAGKLMNVISQANPERWTAFIAVIQLGTMLAVVIYFWLDLWKIITEFLSNNFFKRKKFAEQTLNSKMGWYILIGTLPIVILGLSFKNAIEGALTKNLLVISISLIALAVLLAIAEKVSKYVKDIHQVKWYDALLVGFGQAMALIPGASRSGTTITAGLFLGFNRETAARFSFLLSIPAVLASGLLELKESLPYINLSDIVNLSAAALAAGISGYLAIDFLLKFLRKNSTFIFIYYRIILGVGILLLLGLHYV; the protein is encoded by the coding sequence ATGAACATTATTGAAGCGATAATTCTGGGTGTTGTTCAAGGACTTACAGAATTTTTACCGATAAGCAGCACAGCTCATTTAACAATTGCTGGTAAGTTGATGAATGTAATTTCTCAGGCAAATCCGGAAAGATGGACGGCATTTATCGCAGTTATCCAGTTAGGAACGATGTTAGCGGTGGTAATTTATTTCTGGCTGGACCTTTGGAAAATAATAACTGAGTTTTTAAGCAACAACTTTTTTAAAAGAAAAAAATTTGCAGAACAAACATTAAATTCCAAAATGGGATGGTATATTCTAATTGGTACTTTACCAATCGTTATTCTTGGATTAAGTTTTAAAAATGCAATAGAAGGTGCACTTACTAAAAATTTATTGGTAATTTCCATAAGTTTGATTGCACTTGCAGTCTTACTTGCAATCGCAGAAAAAGTTAGCAAGTATGTAAAAGATATTCATCAGGTAAAATGGTATGATGCTTTACTCGTTGGTTTTGGTCAGGCGATGGCATTAATTCCTGGAGCATCGCGTTCCGGTACAACAATTACAGCCGGATTATTTTTAGGATTCAACAGAGAAACCGCAGCAAGATTTTCATTTTTGCTTAGCATTCCAGCGGTTTTAGCAAGCGGTTTGCTTGAGCTTAAAGAATCATTACCATACATAAATTTATCCGATATTGTAAATCTCAGCGCCGCCGCTTTAGCGGCTGGCATCAGCGGTTATTTGGCAATTGATTTTCTTTTAAAGTTTCTTAGAAAAAATTCAACTTTCATTTTTATATATTACAGAATAATTTTGGGTGTTGGAATTTTGTTATTGCTTGGGTTACATTATGTTTAA
- a CDS encoding peptidylprolyl isomerase, which translates to MFKSLISVFLVMLILGCNNSKKTEGAAMQEADSTKSKESTVDMNSIEKVISKTPDSITVATITTKLGNIEVELYTNDAPKTTRNFIGLSMMGFFNNIIFHRVSKGFVIQGGDPTGSGSGGSSIYGGEFEDELNPETNSYKNGYDRGVLAMANKGENTNTSQFFIMLSDVPQMPKKYTIFGKVIKGMNVVDKIAAGKIVPQMGPTDGKPEQPIAMEKVSVEKRVSKINSIFDTK; encoded by the coding sequence ATGTTTAAATCTCTAATTTCAGTTTTCTTAGTAATGCTTATACTTGGTTGCAATAATTCAAAAAAAACAGAAGGTGCAGCGATGCAAGAAGCTGATTCAACAAAATCAAAGGAGTCAACTGTGGACATGAATTCAATTGAAAAAGTAATTAGTAAAACTCCAGACTCAATAACTGTTGCCACAATCACTACAAAACTTGGTAATATTGAAGTAGAGTTATATACTAACGATGCACCAAAAACCACACGTAATTTTATTGGGTTAAGCATGATGGGATTTTTCAATAACATTATATTCCACAGGGTTTCCAAAGGATTTGTAATTCAAGGTGGCGATCCTACAGGAAGTGGCAGCGGTGGCTCAAGCATTTATGGTGGTGAGTTTGAAGACGAATTAAATCCTGAAACAAATAGTTATAAAAACGGATATGACCGTGGTGTACTTGCAATGGCTAACAAAGGTGAAAACACAAATACCTCCCAGTTTTTCATTATGCTTAGCGATGTACCACAAATGCCAAAAAAATATACAATCTTTGGCAAAGTAATTAAAGGAATGAATGTGGTTGATAAAATAGCTGCTGGTAAAATTGTTCCTCAAATGGGTCCAACCGATGGTAAACCAGAACAACCAATCGCAATGGAAAAAGTATCCGTTGAAAAACGGGTTTCTAAAATCAACAGCATTTTTGATACAAAATAA
- the holA gene encoding DNA polymerase III subunit delta, protein MAKKKVEVPSIYTIGKFLKKETLLPIYCFYGDDTFSIENAVKAVEKVVDPFLTSDFDKEIINAEERTVVEVIDLALAFPFGSEKKLIILKDFDELKGDKKQFAPYVKNPSASTVMLITKYGNIANLEAEPFAALLDKNFLFEANELKGKDLSSWIVKFAAKNGKIISTENAELLIDTVGDNRTLIEMQLQKIFTYLGDNKEIRLDVIKSVASQLKEYIIFDLLNAVGSRNKSKAVEVLFNLLAQGDEDKQALFILAMLNKYFTSIAQIPELEKDNITEQAKARIIGTHPYYYKEYVKASNFYKEPKILKISRALLNADVTMKTTSTDTKTVMLMLLAEIFQ, encoded by the coding sequence ATGGCTAAAAAGAAAGTAGAAGTACCATCCATATATACAATAGGAAAGTTTCTAAAAAAAGAAACTCTGCTTCCAATCTATTGTTTTTATGGTGATGATACTTTTAGTATTGAAAACGCGGTTAAAGCTGTGGAAAAAGTTGTTGATCCATTTTTAACCTCCGACTTTGATAAAGAAATTATTAACGCAGAAGAAAGAACAGTTGTTGAAGTGATCGATTTAGCTTTAGCTTTTCCATTTGGTTCAGAAAAGAAATTAATAATTCTAAAAGATTTTGATGAACTAAAAGGAGATAAAAAACAATTTGCTCCATATGTAAAAAATCCTTCTGCATCAACAGTAATGCTGATTACAAAATATGGTAATATTGCTAATCTTGAGGCAGAACCATTTGCCGCACTTCTTGATAAGAATTTTCTGTTTGAAGCTAATGAGTTAAAAGGAAAAGATCTTTCAAGTTGGATAGTTAAATTCGCAGCGAAAAATGGAAAAATTATTTCCACAGAAAATGCTGAACTTTTAATTGATACTGTTGGTGACAACAGAACACTGATTGAAATGCAGCTTCAGAAAATATTTACGTACCTTGGCGATAATAAAGAAATTAGACTTGATGTTATTAAGAGTGTTGCTTCCCAGCTAAAAGAATATATCATTTTTGATTTGCTTAATGCAGTTGGCAGCAGAAATAAATCAAAAGCAGTTGAGGTTCTTTTTAATCTACTTGCACAGGGGGATGAAGATAAGCAAGCACTTTTTATTCTTGCTATGCTTAATAAATACTTTACCAGCATCGCTCAAATTCCAGAGTTAGAAAAGGATAATATTACCGAACAGGCTAAAGCAAGAATTATTGGAACTCATCCTTACTATTATAAGGAATACGTGAAGGCAAGTAATTTTTATAAGGAACCAAAGATTCTTAAAATTAGCAGAGCATTGCTAAATGCTGATGTTACTATGAAAACAACTTCAACAGATACTAAGACTGTAATGCTAATGCTTTTAGCAGAAATATTTCAATGA
- a CDS encoding sigma-70 family RNA polymerase sigma factor, with amino-acid sequence MLNNLSTLTDEQLISEFQINNTVEAYELLVKRYKDPLMNFVYRFVGDRDVSSDVVQDTMIRFYLNKDSYKSFAKFSTWIYTIATNLAKNELKRRKRKRLFSIDNDDDEQEIVIKDNAALPDVLADSELKNRIIEKALSKVKPVYREVVILRDVQDLSYEEIAEITGLSIGTVKSRINRGRTQLQKLLKFIYHE; translated from the coding sequence TTGTTGAACAATTTATCAACGCTTACTGACGAACAACTTATAAGCGAGTTTCAAATTAATAATACAGTTGAAGCTTATGAGCTACTGGTTAAGCGATACAAAGACCCGTTGATGAACTTCGTTTACCGCTTTGTTGGCGATAGGGATGTAAGTTCTGATGTTGTTCAGGATACAATGATTCGTTTTTATCTGAATAAAGATTCTTATAAATCCTTTGCAAAGTTCTCTACATGGATTTATACAATTGCTACTAATCTGGCTAAAAATGAATTGAAAAGAAGGAAAAGGAAAAGACTTTTTTCTATAGATAATGATGATGATGAACAAGAAATAGTTATTAAAGATAATGCAGCTTTACCGGATGTTCTTGCGGATAGTGAATTAAAGAACCGGATAATTGAAAAAGCACTTTCCAAAGTAAAACCTGTTTATAGAGAAGTTGTTATACTTAGAGATGTGCAGGACTTATCATACGAGGAAATAGCAGAAATTACGGGTTTATCAATTGGAACCGTTAAATCGAGAATTAATCGTGGAAGAACACAACTACAAAAATTGTTAAAATTTATATACCATGAGTAA